The Nesterenkonia xinjiangensis genome contains a region encoding:
- a CDS encoding ABC transporter permease, producing the protein MVVTRTEEHAHHGASRGTGQGLGQAEAGTGSQTRPGGSAPDVADVSRGLDALETPGSSARRRLDPQSVLLPVAALAVVIVAWQLYVMTGHRRGDLVPGPFDVAATAWELWLTGAFWEAVSTSLGRGLTGFALSILIATPVGLIIAQVRLLRQAFGPLISGLQVLPSVAWVPAAIIWFGLTDATVYFVIFMGAIPSVVNGLIAGVRQVPPQHHRVGRVLGAGRWQMTTRILLPAILPSYVGGLRQGWAFSWRSLMAAEIIATGGSMGYGLGTLLDQGRALADMSVVLTAVLIILLVGVIVELLVFAPIERRLLKTRGLLER; encoded by the coding sequence ATGGTGGTCACGCGAACTGAGGAGCACGCCCACCACGGTGCCTCCCGGGGCACCGGCCAGGGCCTCGGCCAGGCCGAGGCGGGCACCGGCTCCCAGACCCGCCCTGGCGGGTCAGCGCCCGACGTCGCCGATGTCTCCCGCGGGCTGGACGCCCTGGAGACCCCGGGTTCATCCGCCCGGAGGCGTCTGGACCCGCAGTCCGTGCTGCTGCCGGTGGCCGCCCTCGCGGTGGTCATCGTCGCCTGGCAGCTCTACGTGATGACCGGCCACCGGCGTGGCGACCTGGTCCCCGGGCCCTTCGACGTCGCCGCCACCGCTTGGGAGCTCTGGCTCACCGGAGCGTTCTGGGAGGCGGTGAGCACGTCACTGGGGCGAGGGCTCACCGGATTCGCGCTGAGCATCCTCATCGCCACCCCGGTGGGGCTGATCATCGCGCAGGTGCGCCTGCTGCGGCAGGCCTTCGGACCGCTGATCTCCGGGCTGCAGGTGCTTCCCTCGGTGGCCTGGGTGCCCGCGGCGATCATCTGGTTCGGACTCACCGACGCCACCGTGTACTTCGTGATCTTCATGGGCGCCATCCCCTCGGTGGTCAACGGGCTCATCGCCGGGGTGCGGCAGGTCCCACCTCAGCACCATCGGGTGGGCCGGGTGCTGGGAGCCGGGCGCTGGCAGATGACGACCCGCATCCTGCTGCCGGCCATCCTGCCCTCCTATGTCGGGGGCCTGCGGCAGGGCTGGGCCTTCTCCTGGCGGTCGCTGATGGCCGCCGAGATCATCGCCACCGGTGGCTCCATGGGCTACGGGCTGGGCACGCTGCTGGACCAGGGACGAGCGCTCGCCGACATGTCGGTGGTATTGACCGCGGTGCTGATCATCCTGCTGGTCGGGGTGATCGTGGAGCTGCTGGTCTTCGCCCCGATCGAACGCCGTCTGCTGAAGACGAGAGGACTTCTGGAACGATGA
- the cobA gene encoding uroporphyrinogen-III C-methyltransferase has protein sequence MRETTNIHPRTSRTDVPAPGGHVALIGGGPAQADLITHRGHELLLAADVVVADRLGPRALLEELAEGVEVIDVGKAPGCHTATQDEINDLLVDRALRGLRVARLKGGDPYVLGRGSEEREHCRRFGIPVEVVPGITSAVGVPAEAGIPLTHRGLSRGFTVITGHDDLDVVPRSEQHTLVILMGVSTLRRTATHLMVNGHDASTPVAIIESGGTPEQRVTLSRLHAVADVAARRKVANPAVIVVGAVVTLADDWPLELDTDAPLSGRRTAATVTSP, from the coding sequence ATGAGAGAGACCACGAACATCCATCCCCGCACCTCGCGGACCGACGTGCCCGCTCCGGGCGGCCATGTGGCCCTGATCGGCGGAGGCCCGGCCCAGGCGGACCTGATCACCCATCGTGGCCATGAGCTGCTGCTGGCCGCCGACGTCGTGGTGGCAGACAGGCTGGGCCCCCGGGCCCTGCTGGAGGAGCTCGCCGAGGGCGTCGAGGTGATCGACGTCGGCAAGGCTCCGGGCTGCCACACCGCCACCCAGGACGAGATCAACGACCTGCTGGTGGACCGGGCGCTGCGCGGACTGCGGGTGGCCCGGCTGAAGGGCGGCGACCCCTACGTGCTGGGCCGCGGATCCGAGGAGCGGGAGCATTGCCGCCGCTTCGGGATCCCCGTGGAGGTGGTCCCCGGGATCACCTCGGCGGTCGGGGTCCCGGCGGAGGCCGGCATCCCGCTGACCCACCGCGGTCTGTCGCGCGGCTTCACCGTGATCACCGGTCATGACGACCTCGATGTGGTCCCGCGCTCCGAGCAGCACACTCTGGTGATCCTCATGGGTGTCTCCACCCTGCGGCGCACCGCCACACATCTGATGGTCAACGGTCATGACGCATCCACTCCGGTGGCGATCATCGAGTCAGGCGGCACCCCGGAGCAGCGGGTCACCCTGTCCAGGCTCCACGCGGTGGCCGACGTCGCCGCACGCCGGAAGGTGGCCAATCCTGCGGTGATCGTCGTGGGTGCGGTGGTGACCTTGGCCGACGACTGGCCGCTGGAGCTCGACACCGACGCTCCCCTCTCGGGCCGCCGCACCGCGGCCACTGTGACCTCCCCCTGA
- a CDS encoding FAD-dependent oxidoreductase, with translation MSTDITHRVAVVGAGPAGVYAADIIARSEHGEQIAIDLFDRYPAPFGLIRYGVAPDHPRIKGIIKALHKVMDRGGIRFIGNVDFGTDITLAELQEHYDAVIFSTGAIDDAALNIEGIDLEGSFGAADFVSWYDGHPDYPREWPLEAKEIAVIGNGNVALDVARVLSKHADDLLTTEIPDNVYQGLKASPVTDVHVFGRRGPAQVKFTPLELRELAHSHDVDIVLHPEDFEFDAGSDEAIRSNNQVKTMVNTLTNWLVEQEEREEDPEHRPASRRLHLHFLQSPVEILAGEGERAGKVDGIRLERQELDGTGNVRGTGEFLEYPVQAVYRAVGYFGSPLADVPFDADRGVIPHEAGRVLGEDGHPLPGVYATGWIKRGPVGLIGHTKGDALETVGCLLEDLPALPGRTGGGEEVDVVELLESRGVEVTSWDGWLRLDDHERTLGAEYGELPDGSARERVKVVERAEMVGVSRSGSAVRV, from the coding sequence ATGAGCACTGACATCACGCATCGCGTCGCCGTGGTCGGCGCCGGCCCGGCCGGCGTCTACGCCGCTGACATCATCGCCCGCTCGGAGCATGGCGAGCAGATCGCCATCGATCTCTTCGACCGCTACCCGGCGCCTTTCGGGCTGATCCGTTACGGCGTCGCCCCGGACCACCCGCGGATCAAGGGCATCATCAAGGCCCTGCACAAGGTGATGGACCGCGGCGGCATCCGGTTCATCGGCAATGTGGACTTCGGCACTGACATCACGCTGGCGGAGCTTCAGGAGCATTACGACGCCGTCATCTTCTCCACCGGAGCGATCGACGATGCCGCCCTGAACATCGAGGGCATCGACCTCGAGGGCTCCTTCGGTGCGGCCGACTTCGTCTCCTGGTACGACGGCCACCCCGACTACCCCCGCGAGTGGCCGCTGGAGGCGAAGGAGATCGCGGTGATCGGCAACGGGAACGTCGCCCTCGACGTGGCCCGGGTGCTCTCCAAGCATGCGGACGACCTGCTCACCACCGAGATCCCGGACAACGTGTACCAGGGGCTGAAGGCTTCCCCGGTGACGGACGTCCACGTCTTCGGACGGCGTGGCCCCGCACAGGTGAAGTTCACCCCGCTGGAGCTGCGCGAACTGGCGCACAGCCACGACGTGGACATCGTCCTGCACCCGGAGGACTTCGAGTTCGACGCCGGCTCTGACGAGGCCATCAGGTCCAACAACCAGGTCAAGACGATGGTCAACACCCTCACCAACTGGCTGGTGGAGCAGGAGGAGCGTGAGGAGGATCCGGAGCACCGCCCGGCCTCCCGGCGGCTGCACCTGCACTTCCTGCAGTCCCCGGTGGAGATCCTCGCCGGCGAGGGGGAGCGGGCCGGGAAGGTGGACGGCATTCGGCTGGAGCGCCAGGAGCTCGACGGCACCGGCAACGTCCGCGGCACCGGAGAGTTCCTCGAGTACCCGGTGCAGGCGGTGTATCGCGCGGTGGGCTACTTCGGCTCTCCGCTGGCGGACGTGCCCTTCGACGCCGACCGGGGCGTCATCCCGCACGAGGCCGGCCGGGTGCTCGGCGAGGACGGTCACCCGCTGCCCGGCGTCTACGCCACCGGCTGGATCAAGCGGGGGCCGGTGGGGCTGATCGGGCACACCAAGGGCGATGCGCTGGAGACGGTGGGCTGTCTGCTGGAGGACCTGCCCGCGCTGCCCGGCCGGACCGGGGGAGGGGAAGAGGTCGACGTCGTCGAGCTGCTCGAGTCCCGCGGGGTGGAGGTCACCTCATGGGATGGCTGGCTGCGGCTGGACGATCACGAGCGCACCTTGGGTGCCGAGTACGGGGAGCTGCCGGACGGCTCGGCTCGTGAGCGGGTGAAGGTCGTCGAGCGCGCGGAGATGGTGGGCGTCTCCCGCAGCGGCAGCGCCGTGCGTGTGTGA
- a CDS encoding nuclear transport factor 2 family protein, which translates to MLDLSTLLTLEHEGWNALCENRGGAFYGDLMAPDARMILVNGMVLDRDGVVGSLDGAPAWDTYEITDPALIPLGADCAALIYRARATRTGEDPFVALMSSTYRLIEARVRLVLYQQTAITH; encoded by the coding sequence ATGCTCGATCTCTCGACACTTCTGACCCTGGAGCACGAGGGTTGGAACGCCCTGTGTGAGAATCGGGGCGGCGCGTTCTACGGCGACCTGATGGCCCCCGACGCGCGGATGATCCTGGTCAACGGCATGGTGCTGGACCGTGACGGCGTCGTCGGTTCCCTCGATGGGGCTCCCGCCTGGGACACCTACGAGATCACCGACCCGGCGCTGATCCCGCTGGGCGCAGACTGTGCGGCACTGATCTATCGAGCCCGCGCCACGCGCACCGGTGAGGACCCGTTCGTGGCGCTGATGTCCAGCACCTACCGTCTGATCGAGGCCCGAGTCCGGCTGGTCCTATACCAGCAGACCGCGATCACCCACTGA
- a CDS encoding glutamyl-tRNA reductase, producing MTLFSLVATHADLDLETVGILSSGAAEVAGSVNVPAVTLATCNRLEIYAESPADDPTAVESSREQLIDAVAETSGVDRQTIASTFRTLVEDDAVSHLFEVGAGLDSAVVGEREIAGQVRKSLADAQNSGTVSGSLTRLFETATRTAKDVGTRTALGSRGRSIVSVALDIAGDMRGNGASFYRGASVVLVGTGAYAGTSLAQLQERGVHDIAVFSGSGRAEQFVAERGAAARALRMEDLAEAFASADLIIGCSGGNRQITAREIRSLAGVGPTGRQKDLTIIDLALSHDFTPDVAELPGVELITLESVKMAAPSETEDSLEQAREVVQSAVQEYLTERQQRSADDAIVALRRHTQSVLDGEMEKVRRQHGCTAAAEEVEFAVRRIVRKLLHTPTVRARELAAEGRTEDYVRALEDVFGLEVEPRDRPERAQPAKRRRAEEFSPVELAQMAAHLQKVPDGGFCQHHRPGEFAVERLAIAQRLAEAQAS from the coding sequence GTGACTCTGTTCTCCCTGGTGGCAACCCACGCCGATCTCGATCTCGAGACCGTCGGCATCCTCAGCTCAGGAGCGGCCGAAGTGGCCGGTTCTGTCAATGTGCCTGCCGTCACGCTGGCCACCTGCAATCGCTTGGAGATCTACGCCGAGTCCCCCGCCGACGATCCCACCGCCGTCGAGTCCAGCCGTGAGCAGCTCATCGACGCGGTGGCCGAGACCTCCGGCGTCGACCGGCAGACCATCGCCTCCACGTTCCGGACTCTGGTGGAGGACGACGCCGTCAGCCACCTCTTTGAGGTCGGGGCGGGCCTAGACTCCGCAGTGGTCGGTGAGCGGGAGATCGCCGGACAGGTGCGCAAGTCCCTGGCCGACGCACAGAACTCCGGCACCGTCTCCGGCAGCCTCACCCGGCTGTTCGAGACCGCCACCCGCACCGCCAAGGACGTCGGCACCCGCACCGCTCTGGGCTCCCGTGGCCGCTCCATCGTCTCGGTGGCCCTGGACATCGCCGGAGACATGCGTGGCAACGGCGCCTCCTTCTATCGCGGCGCCTCCGTCGTGCTGGTCGGCACCGGCGCCTACGCGGGCACCTCACTGGCCCAGCTGCAGGAACGTGGGGTGCACGACATCGCCGTCTTCTCCGGCTCCGGACGTGCTGAGCAGTTCGTCGCCGAGCGTGGTGCCGCGGCCCGTGCGCTGAGGATGGAGGACCTGGCCGAGGCCTTCGCCTCCGCGGACCTCATCATCGGCTGCTCGGGGGGAAATCGGCAGATCACCGCCCGGGAGATCCGCTCCCTGGCCGGGGTCGGCCCCACCGGTCGCCAGAAGGACCTGACGATCATCGACCTGGCGCTTTCGCACGACTTCACCCCTGATGTGGCCGAGCTGCCCGGCGTCGAGCTGATCACCCTGGAGTCGGTGAAGATGGCAGCGCCCTCCGAGACCGAGGACTCCCTGGAGCAGGCCCGCGAGGTCGTGCAGTCGGCGGTCCAGGAGTACCTGACCGAGCGCCAGCAGCGGAGCGCCGACGACGCCATCGTGGCGCTGCGCCGCCACACCCAGTCCGTGCTGGACGGGGAGATGGAGAAGGTCCGCAGGCAGCACGGCTGTACCGCGGCGGCCGAGGAGGTCGAGTTCGCCGTGCGGCGGATCGTCCGCAAGCTGCTGCACACCCCCACCGTCCGTGCCCGGGAGCTGGCCGCCGAGGGCCGCACCGAGGACTATGTGAGGGCGCTGGAGGACGTGTTCGGCCTGGAGGTCGAGCCGCGGGACAGGCCCGAACGCGCGCAGCCGGCCAAGCGCCGTCGTGCCGAGGAGTTCAGCCCCGTGGAGCTGGCCCAGATGGCCGCGCACCTGCAGAAGGTCCCCGACGGAGGCTTCTGCCAGCACCACCGCCCCGGTGAGTTCGCCGTGGAGCGCCTCGCGATCGCGCAGCGGCTGGCCGAGGCCCAGGCCTCCTGA
- the hemE gene encoding uroporphyrinogen decarboxylase: MSSETFSGMAATSPLTAPVRTVEVRRAAAGRNSRTVRSALPADHPLTSGVTADSPLLVEYRGGRDAAGNPVRPNRRPVWFMRQAGRSLPEYRTLREGTSMLDACLDPEMAAEITLQPVRRHDVDAAIFFSDIVIPLRLAGIDVEIVPNVGPVLGSPVRTRADVEALPTLDDDAFAPITEAVRRTVAQLGSTPLIGFAGAPFTLAAYMVEGRPSRDHLGPRTMMHADPDTWDALASWAADVSGRFMRAQLMAGASAAQLFDSWAGSLGRDDYAAHVQKHSAAAFSHVAGLGAPLIHFGTGTGEILDLLKEAGADVVGIDYRVNLAEATRRLGAETPLQGNIDPALLTADWDVLETHVREVVAAGSGAAGHVLNLGHGVPPSTDPEVLTRVVSLIHEISPAQP, from the coding sequence ATGTCTTCTGAAACATTCTCCGGCATGGCCGCCACCTCGCCCCTCACGGCACCCGTGCGGACCGTCGAGGTCCGCCGTGCCGCGGCCGGCAGGAACTCCCGGACCGTCAGGTCCGCGCTGCCCGCCGACCATCCCCTGACCAGCGGCGTCACTGCGGACTCCCCGCTGCTGGTGGAGTACCGCGGCGGTCGCGACGCCGCGGGGAACCCGGTCCGTCCGAACCGCCGCCCGGTGTGGTTCATGCGACAGGCCGGCCGCTCGCTGCCGGAGTACCGGACGCTGCGCGAGGGCACCTCCATGCTCGACGCCTGCCTGGACCCGGAGATGGCGGCGGAGATCACCCTCCAGCCGGTGCGCCGCCACGACGTCGACGCCGCGATCTTCTTCTCGGACATCGTGATCCCGCTGCGCCTGGCCGGCATCGACGTCGAGATCGTCCCCAATGTGGGCCCGGTCCTCGGCAGCCCGGTCCGTACCCGTGCAGACGTCGAGGCGCTGCCGACGCTCGACGACGACGCCTTCGCGCCGATCACCGAGGCGGTGCGTCGGACCGTGGCGCAGCTGGGCTCCACCCCGCTGATCGGCTTCGCCGGGGCGCCGTTCACCTTGGCCGCCTACATGGTGGAGGGGCGTCCCTCACGTGACCACCTGGGTCCACGCACCATGATGCACGCGGACCCGGACACCTGGGACGCGCTGGCCTCCTGGGCCGCCGACGTCTCGGGCCGATTCATGCGAGCCCAGCTGATGGCGGGCGCCTCGGCGGCGCAGCTCTTCGACTCCTGGGCCGGTTCGCTGGGCCGGGACGACTACGCCGCCCACGTCCAGAAGCACTCCGCCGCCGCGTTCTCCCACGTCGCCGGCCTCGGTGCCCCGCTGATCCACTTCGGTACCGGCACCGGCGAGATCCTGGACCTGCTGAAGGAGGCCGGGGCCGACGTCGTCGGCATCGACTACCGGGTGAACCTGGCCGAGGCCACCCGCCGCCTGGGCGCGGAGACCCCGCTGCAGGGCAACATCGACCCGGCGCTGCTCACCGCGGACTGGGACGTGCTGGAGACCCATGTGCGTGAGGTCGTCGCCGCCGGCTCCGGGGCGGCGGGCCATGTGCTCAACCTGGGCCACGGTGTGCCGCCGAGCACCGATCCGGAGGTCCTGACCCGGGTGGTCTCGCTGATCCACGAGATCAGCCCCGCGCAGCCATGA
- a CDS encoding protoporphyrinogen/coproporphyrinogen oxidase, with product MRRRVAVVGGGIAGLVAAWDLVRGGCAVTLLEAGPRPGGAIGTHRLGGVEVDAGAESFATRSAAVPRLIGELGLQDSVIAPHPSGAWLQLPDLAAPLPATGILGIPADPLAADVVRIIGAEAAARAAADREMPVDAWRGREDITVGELVLDRMGPAVLEKLVTPIVSGVHSARPEQLDAGNAAPGLVEAMLREGSLAGAVASVKAQAPAGAAVNSLHGGLSTLIRALDEALRAQGAEIRLGERVTDLPALLSAHDHVVLAVDAPAALRLLEPVAPQASAQHDTGQHDTGQHDDGTPGEPAASRAGRGVALVSLLLDAPELDARPRGTGMLVAPGVDGVGAKAMTHVSSKWPWVAEALGPGRHLVRLSYGRVTDVPGTGALGLESTDELLLAAARADVAALFELPRLREQVLEADVVRWEKALPQASAGHARRIRGLREELADSAVSVVGSWFAGTGLARVVPDARRAAAEILAT from the coding sequence ATGAGGCGGCGGGTCGCCGTCGTCGGCGGGGGAATCGCCGGTCTGGTGGCCGCCTGGGACCTGGTCCGCGGCGGCTGCGCGGTGACCCTCCTCGAGGCCGGTCCCCGGCCCGGGGGAGCCATCGGCACCCATCGGCTGGGCGGCGTCGAGGTCGACGCCGGCGCCGAGTCCTTCGCCACCCGCTCCGCCGCGGTGCCCCGGCTGATCGGGGAGCTGGGCCTGCAGGACTCGGTCATCGCCCCTCACCCCTCCGGGGCCTGGCTGCAGCTGCCCGATCTCGCCGCGCCGCTGCCGGCCACCGGGATCCTGGGCATCCCCGCGGACCCGCTCGCCGCTGACGTGGTGCGCATCATCGGTGCCGAGGCCGCCGCGCGGGCGGCGGCGGATCGTGAGATGCCGGTGGATGCCTGGCGCGGACGTGAGGACATCACCGTCGGGGAGCTCGTGCTCGATCGGATGGGCCCGGCAGTGCTGGAGAAGCTGGTCACGCCCATCGTCTCCGGGGTGCACTCGGCCCGGCCCGAGCAGCTCGACGCAGGCAACGCCGCCCCCGGACTGGTCGAGGCGATGCTGCGCGAGGGATCCCTGGCCGGAGCGGTGGCCTCGGTGAAGGCTCAGGCCCCGGCCGGCGCGGCGGTGAACTCGCTGCACGGGGGTCTCTCCACCCTGATCCGCGCGCTCGACGAGGCGCTGCGCGCCCAGGGTGCGGAGATCCGGCTGGGTGAGCGGGTCACGGATCTGCCGGCGCTGCTGAGCGCGCATGACCATGTGGTGCTGGCGGTGGACGCCCCGGCCGCCCTCCGGCTGCTGGAGCCTGTCGCCCCGCAGGCGTCCGCGCAGCACGACACAGGGCAGCACGACACTGGGCAGCACGACGACGGCACCCCGGGTGAACCCGCTGCGTCCCGCGCCGGACGCGGCGTCGCGCTGGTCTCCCTGCTGCTGGACGCGCCCGAGCTGGATGCCCGCCCGCGGGGCACGGGGATGCTCGTGGCCCCCGGCGTGGACGGGGTGGGCGCGAAAGCCATGACCCATGTCTCCTCGAAGTGGCCCTGGGTGGCCGAGGCGCTGGGGCCCGGTCGGCACCTGGTGCGGCTCTCCTACGGGCGTGTCACGGACGTCCCGGGCACCGGTGCGCTGGGCTTGGAGTCAACTGATGAGCTCCTGCTGGCCGCTGCACGCGCCGACGTCGCCGCGCTCTTCGAGCTGCCGCGGCTGAGGGAGCAGGTCCTGGAGGCCGATGTGGTGCGCTGGGAGAAGGCGCTGCCGCAGGCCTCGGCCGGGCATGCCCGGCGGATCCGAGGCCTGCGCGAGGAGCTGGCCGACTCGGCCGTCAGCGTGGTGGGAAGCTGGTTCGCGGGCACGGGTCTGGCCCGGGTGGTGCCCGACGCCCGGCGGGCCGCGGCGGAGATCCTCGCCACATGA
- the hemQ gene encoding hydrogen peroxide-dependent heme synthase — protein MSYGRNAQRTPEEVNASGRDWYTLYTVFARADSSEGVVRGPQASPEEIAPLAEEFDAVVAGLDQDEVILRGVYDVSGMRAEADVMTWLTGHSAEALQAALRRLHRTALLGSSRIVFSALGVHRTAEFARSHVPAFARGVEAEDWLVVYPFNRSYDWYLMDPKKRGALLREHGMLGQEFPSVLANTTSAFALNDWEWLLALESPQLTDLVDMMRRLRESETRYHVRDETPFYTGRRLPTTTEIAEVLR, from the coding sequence ATGAGCTACGGTCGCAACGCCCAGAGGACCCCGGAAGAGGTCAACGCCTCGGGACGGGACTGGTACACCCTGTACACCGTCTTCGCCCGCGCGGACAGCTCCGAGGGGGTCGTTCGCGGCCCGCAGGCCAGCCCTGAGGAGATCGCGCCGCTGGCCGAGGAATTCGACGCCGTCGTCGCCGGCCTGGACCAGGACGAGGTCATCCTCCGCGGGGTCTATGACGTCTCCGGCATGCGTGCCGAGGCCGATGTCATGACCTGGCTGACCGGCCACTCCGCCGAGGCTCTGCAGGCTGCCCTGCGTCGGCTCCACCGCACCGCCCTGCTGGGCTCCTCGCGCATCGTGTTCTCGGCTCTGGGCGTGCACCGCACGGCCGAGTTCGCCCGCAGCCACGTGCCGGCCTTCGCCCGCGGCGTCGAGGCCGAGGACTGGCTGGTGGTCTACCCGTTCAACCGGTCCTATGACTGGTACCTGATGGACCCGAAGAAGCGTGGGGCCCTGCTGCGTGAGCACGGCATGCTCGGCCAGGAGTTCCCCTCCGTCCTGGCCAACACCACCAGCGCCTTCGCCCTGAATGACTGGGAGTGGCTGCTCGCCCTGGAGTCACCCCAGCTGACCGACCTCGTGGACATGATGCGGCGTCTGCGGGAGTCCGAGACCCGATACCACGTCCGGGACGAGACCCCGTTCTACACCGGACGCCGCCTCCCCACCACCACCGAGATCGCAGAGGTGCTGCGCTGA
- a CDS encoding ferrochelatase: protein MSSPTNDAGFDPRRGYDAEGVMAPKQYDAVLLASFGGPEGQDDVIPFLRNVTRGRGIPDERLEEVATHYRANGGVSPINAQNRALKAALEAELAAREIDLPVYWGNRNWAPYVPETLQEIHDAGHRRVLTVTTSAYSCYSSCRQYREDLGVALRETGLEGRLEVDKIRQYFDHPGFVKAFLPGLQAGLAQMREAAGQDGKVHVLFATHSIPNSDAAAAGPRPLAAELVEQTGAAAGEANGADVYSAQHLAVAELLMAMAPEAEGVDWSLVYQSRSGPPSVPWLEPDINDAMETLAKEQGVTAVVVVPLGFVSDHMEVLWDLDTEAKETAEELGLDFVRTPTPGTHQEFVGGLVDLIGERLAQAEDRPVREGLTDFGPWYDVCRPNCCVKVMLDGTEKPTVAAVDSEVGVPQA from the coding sequence ATGAGCTCCCCGACGAATGACGCCGGCTTCGACCCCCGCCGGGGCTATGATGCCGAGGGCGTCATGGCCCCCAAACAGTACGACGCCGTCCTGCTCGCCTCCTTCGGGGGGCCGGAGGGGCAGGATGACGTGATCCCGTTCCTGCGCAACGTGACCCGAGGGCGGGGGATCCCGGACGAGCGCCTCGAAGAGGTCGCCACGCACTACCGGGCCAACGGCGGCGTGAGCCCGATCAATGCGCAGAACCGTGCGCTGAAGGCGGCGCTGGAGGCCGAGCTCGCCGCGCGCGAGATCGACCTGCCCGTGTACTGGGGCAACCGGAACTGGGCGCCCTACGTGCCTGAGACCCTCCAGGAGATCCACGACGCCGGGCACCGTCGGGTGCTGACCGTGACCACCTCGGCCTACTCCTGCTACTCCTCCTGCCGCCAGTACCGCGAGGACCTCGGCGTGGCGCTGCGCGAGACCGGGCTGGAGGGCCGCCTCGAGGTGGACAAGATCCGCCAGTACTTCGACCACCCCGGCTTCGTGAAGGCCTTCCTGCCGGGCCTGCAGGCTGGGCTGGCGCAGATGCGGGAGGCCGCGGGCCAGGACGGCAAGGTCCATGTGCTCTTCGCCACCCACTCGATCCCGAACTCCGACGCCGCCGCGGCCGGTCCGCGTCCGCTGGCCGCCGAGCTGGTCGAGCAGACCGGCGCCGCAGCGGGGGAGGCCAACGGCGCCGACGTGTACTCCGCCCAGCACCTGGCGGTGGCCGAGCTGCTGATGGCGATGGCACCCGAGGCCGAGGGCGTCGACTGGTCCCTGGTGTACCAGTCCCGGTCGGGCCCGCCCTCGGTGCCTTGGCTGGAGCCTGACATCAATGACGCCATGGAGACCCTCGCCAAGGAGCAGGGCGTCACCGCCGTCGTCGTGGTTCCGCTGGGCTTCGTCTCAGACCACATGGAGGTCCTCTGGGACCTCGACACGGAGGCCAAGGAGACCGCGGAGGAGCTGGGCCTGGACTTCGTCCGGACTCCGACCCCGGGCACTCACCAGGAGTTCGTGGGCGGACTCGTGGACCTGATCGGCGAGCGGCTCGCCCAGGCGGAGGACCGCCCTGTCCGGGAGGGCCTGACGGACTTCGGACCCTGGTACGACGTCTGCCGGCCCAACTGCTGCGTGAAGGTCATGCTGGACGGTACGGAGAAACCCACGGTGGCCGCGGTGGACTCCGAGGTCGGAGTGCCGCAGGCCTGA
- the hemC gene encoding hydroxymethylbilane synthase, with amino-acid sequence MVDSRMFRVGTRGSRLALTQTTLVAEALTAASGMSHELITVRTDGDILTGPLAQMGGTGVFASALRQALFDRTCDVAVHSLKDLPAKDLDGLSIAAVPVREDVRDALCSAGDVPLADLRDGATVGTGSPRRAAQLLAARPDLRVVDIRGNVGTRLARVKGREDAAEVSTQAPDAARGDLDAVVLAGAGLRRLGLEHHISELLEPGIMLPAPGQGSLAVEVRAEDVVAGAPLAPALSAYDDVAARLETTAERALLARLNAGCSAPIGGLARFSEDTDGPAVLQLDSMVCAPDGSAVQRARAEVSFSRSAESLQAAVELGTRVAEQLLAEDTGLLAHVIDT; translated from the coding sequence ATGGTGGACTCCCGCATGTTCCGCGTCGGCACGCGCGGCAGCCGGCTCGCGCTGACCCAGACCACCCTCGTGGCCGAGGCGCTCACGGCGGCCTCGGGGATGAGCCATGAGCTGATCACCGTGCGCACCGACGGCGACATCCTCACTGGTCCGCTCGCACAGATGGGCGGCACCGGCGTCTTCGCCTCCGCCCTCCGGCAGGCGCTGTTCGACCGCACCTGCGACGTCGCGGTCCACTCTCTGAAGGACCTGCCGGCCAAGGATCTCGACGGGTTGAGCATCGCCGCGGTCCCGGTGCGCGAGGACGTCCGTGACGCCCTGTGCTCCGCCGGGGATGTGCCGCTGGCCGACCTTCGGGACGGTGCCACCGTGGGCACAGGATCCCCGCGGCGCGCTGCCCAGCTGCTCGCGGCGAGACCTGATCTGCGGGTCGTGGACATCCGCGGCAATGTCGGCACCCGCCTGGCCCGGGTGAAGGGTCGGGAGGACGCCGCCGAGGTCTCCACCCAGGCGCCCGACGCCGCCCGCGGAGACCTGGACGCCGTCGTGCTGGCCGGCGCCGGGTTGCGCCGGCTGGGACTGGAGCATCACATCTCCGAGCTGCTGGAGCCGGGCATCATGCTGCCTGCTCCCGGGCAGGGATCCCTGGCGGTGGAGGTCCGCGCCGAGGATGTCGTCGCCGGTGCTCCGTTGGCCCCAGCCCTCAGCGCGTACGACGACGTCGCCGCCCGCCTGGAGACCACCGCCGAGCGGGCCCTGCTGGCGCGGCTCAACGCCGGCTGCTCGGCCCCGATCGGCGGACTCGCGAGGTTCTCGGAGGACACCGACGGCCCGGCGGTGCTGCAGCTGGACTCCATGGTCTGTGCCCCGGACGGCTCGGCCGTCCAGCGCGCGCGGGCCGAGGTGTCCTTCAGCCGCAGCGCAGAGTCTCTGCAGGCGGCCGTCGAGCTGGGCACCCGAGTGGCGGAGCAGCTGCTCGCCGAGGACACCGGGCTGCTGGCCCACGTCATCGACACCTGA